A section of the Caballeronia sp. M1242 genome encodes:
- a CDS encoding DUF47 domain-containing protein: MFGRFMPTEGKFFEIFNAHAKCMVDASRELELLIDNLDEAEVHKQNVQTNEKRADKLTHETIDLLHKTFITPLDRDEIHKLITTMDDILDLMEDVATAISLYDVRAVTSEASQLAHICTATCLRVQQAVSLLEDMKRASEILKICEEIDRLESDADRVLRSAMSKLFREEDDVKTLIKLKAIYELLETITDKCEDVANIIEGIVLENA, encoded by the coding sequence ATGTTCGGTCGTTTCATGCCCACAGAGGGCAAATTCTTCGAGATTTTTAACGCGCACGCGAAATGCATGGTCGATGCAAGCCGCGAGCTCGAACTGCTGATCGACAACCTCGACGAAGCCGAGGTTCACAAGCAGAACGTCCAGACCAACGAAAAGCGTGCCGACAAGCTCACGCACGAAACCATCGATCTGCTGCACAAGACGTTCATCACGCCGCTCGATCGCGACGAAATCCACAAGCTCATCACGACGATGGACGACATCCTCGACCTGATGGAGGACGTCGCCACAGCCATTTCGCTGTACGACGTGCGCGCGGTGACGTCGGAAGCGAGCCAGCTCGCGCATATCTGCACGGCCACGTGTCTGCGCGTGCAGCAGGCCGTGAGTCTGCTCGAAGACATGAAACGCGCAAGTGAAATTCTCAAGATCTGCGAAGAAATCGACCGCCTGGAGTCGGACGCGGACCGCGTCCTGCGCTCGGCCATGTCGAAGCTCTTCCGCGAGGAAGACGACGTGAAGACGCTCATCAAGCTCAAGGCGATCTACGAGCTTCTGGAGACGATCACCGACAAGTGCGAGGATGTCGCGAACATCATCGAAGGCATCGTGCTGGAAAACGCCTGA
- a CDS encoding inorganic phosphate transporter translates to MHSIQLAIWAVATLVMVALVFDFMNGFHDAANSIATVVSTGVLKPQQAVAFAAAFNVIAYFIFHLKVAATVGRGTIDPDIVDHYVIFGALVGAIGWNIVTWVYGIPSSSSHALIGGLVGAALAKSGWGSLNWDGLLKTVAFIFISPLLGFVLGSFFMLLVSWLYFRTPPSKVDRRFRRLQLLSAGLYSLGHGGNDAQKTIGIIWMLLIATGYASVGSDAPPIWVIGLCYLSMGLGTLFGGWRIVRTMGQKITKLKPVGGFCAETGGAITLFVASFLGIPVSTTHTITGAIVGVGATQKFSAVRWGVAGNIVWAWILTIPASSALAAAGWWLGHRFL, encoded by the coding sequence ATGCATTCGATTCAACTCGCTATCTGGGCAGTCGCTACGCTCGTCATGGTCGCACTCGTGTTCGACTTCATGAACGGCTTCCACGACGCCGCCAACTCCATCGCGACGGTCGTTTCAACCGGCGTGCTGAAGCCGCAGCAAGCCGTCGCGTTCGCCGCGGCGTTCAACGTCATCGCGTATTTCATCTTTCACCTGAAAGTCGCCGCGACGGTCGGCAGGGGCACGATCGACCCCGACATCGTCGATCACTACGTCATCTTCGGCGCGCTCGTGGGCGCGATCGGCTGGAACATCGTCACGTGGGTGTACGGCATTCCGTCGAGCTCGTCGCACGCGCTGATCGGCGGGCTCGTCGGCGCCGCGCTCGCAAAGTCGGGCTGGGGCTCGCTGAACTGGGACGGGCTCCTGAAGACGGTCGCGTTCATCTTCATCTCGCCGCTGCTCGGCTTCGTGCTCGGCTCGTTCTTCATGCTGCTGGTGTCGTGGCTGTATTTCCGCACGCCGCCGTCGAAAGTGGACCGGCGTTTCCGGCGGCTGCAATTGCTCTCGGCCGGGCTGTATTCGCTCGGGCACGGCGGCAACGACGCGCAGAAGACCATCGGCATCATCTGGATGCTGCTGATCGCAACCGGCTACGCTTCCGTGGGCTCTGACGCGCCGCCGATCTGGGTGATCGGGCTCTGTTATCTGTCGATGGGGCTCGGCACGCTGTTTGGCGGATGGCGCATCGTGCGCACGATGGGCCAGAAGATCACCAAGCTCAAACCCGTCGGCGGCTTTTGCGCGGAGACGGGCGGGGCGATCACGCTCTTCGTCGCGTCGTTCCTCGGCATTCCCGTTTCCACGACGCACACCATCACCGGCGCGATCGTCGGCGTGGGCGCGACGCAGAAGTTCAGCGCGGTGCGCTGGGGCGTCGCGGGCAATATCGTGTGGGCGTGGATTTTGACGATCCCAGCTTCCTCGGCGCTCGCCGCGGCCGGCTGGTGGCTCGGGCACCGCTTCCTGTAA
- the rplI gene encoding 50S ribosomal protein L9: MQIILLEKVVNLGNLGDIVKVKDGYARNFLIPGKKARRATKDAIAEFEVRRAELEKNAAEKLAAAQAQGDKLNGFTVQISQKAGVDGRLFGSVTNADIAEALKSQGFAEVEKAQVRLPQGPLKMVGDHPVQVALHTDVVVDVTVSVLGEHA, encoded by the coding sequence ATGCAAATCATTCTTTTGGAAAAGGTCGTCAACCTGGGCAACCTGGGCGACATCGTCAAGGTCAAGGACGGCTACGCACGTAACTTCCTGATCCCCGGCAAGAAGGCTCGCCGCGCGACCAAGGACGCGATCGCCGAATTCGAAGTTCGCCGCGCCGAACTCGAAAAGAACGCCGCTGAAAAGCTGGCTGCAGCGCAAGCTCAAGGCGACAAGCTGAACGGCTTCACGGTTCAGATCTCGCAGAAGGCTGGCGTCGACGGCCGTCTGTTCGGTTCGGTCACGAACGCGGACATCGCCGAAGCACTGAAGTCGCAAGGCTTCGCGGAAGTGGAAAAGGCGCAAGTGCGTCTGCCGCAAGGCCCGCTGAAGATGGTCGGCGACCATCCGGTTCAAGTGGCGCTGCACACGGACGTCGTGGTCGACGTCACGGTGTCGGTGCTTGGCGAACACGCCTAA
- a CDS encoding replicative DNA helicase, with protein sequence MNAPSKDPQLDALKVPPHSIEAEQSVIGGLLLDNAAWDRIADVMSQSDFYRYDHRIIYEHIGKLIAATRPADVITVYESLTMAGKAEEVGGLAYLNALAQNTPSAANIRRYAEIVRDRAVLRRLVSVADEISADAFNPQGKEVRQILDEAEARVFSIAEDGARGTQGFLEIGPLLTQVVERIDTLYHTANPSDVTGTPTGFVDLDRMTSGMHGGELIIVAGRPSMGKTAFSMNIGEYVAVEYGLPVAVFSMEMPGTQLTMRMLGSVGRLDQHRMRTGRLTDEDWPKLTHAVQKMSEAQLFIDETGGLNPMELRSRARRLSRQCGKLGLIIVDYLQLMSGSGGGENRATEISEISRSLKGLAKELDVPVIALSQLNRGLEQRPNKRPIMSDLRESGAIEQDADVILFIYRDEVYNPDSPDKGTAEIIIGKQRNGPIGPVRLTFHGQYTKFDNFAGVQSFYGGE encoded by the coding sequence ATGAACGCACCGTCCAAAGATCCGCAACTCGACGCGCTGAAGGTTCCGCCGCACTCGATCGAAGCCGAGCAATCGGTGATCGGCGGCTTGCTGCTGGATAACGCGGCATGGGACCGCATCGCCGACGTGATGTCGCAGAGCGACTTCTATCGCTACGACCATCGCATCATCTACGAGCACATCGGCAAGCTGATCGCCGCGACGCGGCCGGCTGACGTGATCACCGTCTACGAATCGCTGACGATGGCCGGCAAGGCCGAGGAAGTGGGCGGCCTCGCGTATCTGAACGCGCTCGCGCAGAACACGCCGAGCGCGGCGAATATCCGCCGCTATGCGGAAATCGTGCGCGACCGCGCGGTGCTGCGCCGTCTCGTGTCCGTGGCGGATGAAATCTCCGCCGACGCATTCAATCCGCAAGGCAAGGAAGTCCGGCAGATTCTGGACGAAGCCGAAGCGCGCGTGTTCTCGATCGCCGAAGACGGCGCGCGCGGCACGCAGGGCTTCCTCGAAATCGGACCGCTGCTGACGCAGGTCGTCGAGCGCATCGACACGCTTTACCACACGGCGAATCCGAGCGACGTCACCGGCACGCCGACTGGCTTCGTCGATCTCGACCGCATGACCTCGGGCATGCACGGCGGCGAACTGATTATCGTGGCGGGGCGCCCCTCGATGGGTAAGACGGCGTTTTCGATGAACATCGGCGAATACGTGGCCGTCGAGTACGGCTTACCCGTTGCCGTGTTCTCGATGGAAATGCCCGGCACGCAGTTGACCATGCGTATGCTCGGCTCGGTCGGCCGGCTCGATCAGCACCGCATGCGCACGGGCCGTCTCACCGACGAAGACTGGCCGAAGCTCACGCATGCCGTGCAGAAAATGAGCGAGGCGCAGCTTTTCATCGACGAAACCGGTGGCCTCAATCCGATGGAATTGCGCTCGCGGGCGCGGCGCCTGTCGCGCCAGTGCGGCAAGCTCGGGCTGATCATCGTCGACTATTTGCAGCTGATGTCAGGCTCCGGCGGCGGCGAGAACCGCGCAACCGAGATCTCCGAGATCTCGCGTTCGCTGAAGGGGCTCGCGAAGGAACTCGACGTGCCGGTAATCGCGCTGTCGCAGCTCAATCGCGGTCTCGAGCAGCGTCCGAACAAGCGGCCGATCATGTCCGACCTGCGCGAGTCCGGCGCTATCGAGCAGGACGCGGACGTGATCCTCTTCATCTACCGCGACGAGGTGTATAACCCTGACAGTCCGGACAAAGGCACCGCGGAAATCATCATCGGCAAGCAGCGTAACGGTCCCATCGGACCGGTTCGCCTGACGTTCCACGGCCAATACACGAAGTTCGACAACTTCGCCGGCGTTCAGAGCTTCTACGGCGGCGAATAG